The Luteimonas galliterrae genome contains a region encoding:
- a CDS encoding PDZ domain-containing protein, translating into MKIFAYRTTLLAAALALATGGVCAQTSAKRDAANAKELAQARAELARAAKRVAELSQNSAEARAHRAQIELVRGARKPVIGVLLAPDDQAGVRIAGVTPDSAAAKAGLQAGDRIVSVNGVQVLGNTSDLRLRNTRQLLDKLDDKSAAKLGYQRGGRNAVVSVTPQVSGAYTLVFDDGEPGTVMHDVVINTDRINEIVKNVKIKTEDLDYDFDFDFEGMDFDPPPGIAPEIREELRRISPACKGKDCKAPMMLSAFRWNGLNLAAVDPQLGRYFGTDKGVLVLSNGELSGLQAGDVIQKIDGKAVNSPREAMDLLRDKPANATAAIAYLRDRKTASTQVKVPRLMAFPPVPPAPPAPPKPPKPPKSPAPPAPPAPPAAAIPTPPAPPAPPEPPSWVTAAGDVSYVFVSEDGKTHSYSWSSDDAEPKVIEEVEVNIR; encoded by the coding sequence ATGAAAATTTTCGCCTATCGCACCACCTTGCTCGCCGCGGCGCTGGCGCTGGCGACCGGCGGCGTCTGCGCGCAGACATCGGCCAAACGCGACGCCGCCAACGCGAAGGAACTCGCCCAAGCGCGCGCCGAACTCGCACGGGCGGCCAAACGCGTCGCCGAACTGTCGCAGAATTCTGCCGAAGCGCGGGCGCACCGCGCCCAGATCGAACTGGTCAGAGGAGCGCGCAAGCCGGTGATCGGCGTATTGCTGGCGCCGGACGACCAGGCAGGCGTGCGCATCGCCGGCGTCACCCCCGACAGCGCCGCCGCCAAGGCCGGGCTGCAAGCGGGCGACCGGATCGTCAGCGTCAACGGCGTACAAGTGCTCGGCAATACCAGCGACCTGCGGCTGCGCAACACACGCCAGTTGCTCGACAAGCTGGACGATAAGTCGGCCGCCAAACTGGGTTACCAGCGTGGCGGCCGCAATGCGGTGGTCAGCGTCACGCCGCAAGTCAGCGGCGCCTACACCCTCGTATTCGACGACGGCGAACCGGGCACGGTCATGCATGACGTGGTCATCAATACCGATCGCATCAACGAGATCGTCAAGAATGTCAAGATCAAAACCGAAGATCTGGATTACGACTTCGATTTCGACTTCGAAGGAATGGATTTCGATCCGCCGCCCGGCATCGCTCCGGAGATCCGCGAAGAACTGCGCCGCATCTCGCCCGCATGCAAAGGCAAGGACTGCAAGGCGCCGATGATGCTGTCGGCATTCCGTTGGAACGGCCTGAACCTGGCCGCCGTCGACCCGCAGCTCGGCCGCTATTTCGGCACCGACAAGGGCGTGCTGGTGTTGTCGAACGGAGAGTTGAGCGGCCTGCAGGCGGGCGACGTGATCCAGAAGATCGACGGCAAGGCCGTGAACAGCCCGCGCGAAGCCATGGACTTGCTGCGCGACAAACCCGCCAACGCCACGGCCGCCATCGCTTATCTGCGGGATCGCAAAACCGCCAGCACGCAGGTCAAGGTGCCGCGGCTGATGGCGTTCCCGCCGGTTCCACCGGCACCGCCCGCACCGCCGAAACCGCCTAAGCCGCCCAAGTCCCCGGCTCCGCCTGCGCCACCGGCACCGCCCGCTGCGGCCATACCCACGCCGCCTGCGCCTCCCGCGCCACCGGAGCCGCCGTCATGGGTGACCGCGGCAGGAGACGTAAGTTACGTCTTCGTTTCGGAGGACGGCAAAACGCATTCCTATTCCTGGAGTTCCGACGATGCGGAACCAAAGGTCATCGAAGAGGTCGAAGTCAACATACGCTGA
- a CDS encoding LemA family protein, whose translation MLTLLILLGIVVVLAFWAVGIYNGLVTARNAFKNAFAQIDVQLQRRFDLIPNLVETAKGYLSHERETLEAVIAARGAAVSGLAAAKASPGDPAAMAELANTQGALNSALGRLLAVSEAYPDLKANQNMMQLTEELTSTENKVAFARQAFNDSVMAYNNKREVFPSSVVAGMFAFAPAALLEIPEEKQAEVRAAPKVEF comes from the coding sequence ATGCTTACTCTGTTGATCCTGCTGGGTATTGTGGTGGTGTTGGCATTTTGGGCGGTAGGCATCTACAACGGCCTGGTGACGGCCCGGAACGCGTTCAAGAACGCCTTCGCCCAGATCGACGTGCAATTGCAGCGCCGCTTCGACCTGATCCCCAATCTGGTCGAGACCGCCAAGGGCTATCTGAGCCACGAACGCGAGACCCTGGAAGCCGTCATCGCCGCCCGCGGCGCCGCGGTGTCCGGCCTGGCGGCGGCCAAGGCCAGCCCCGGCGATCCGGCCGCGATGGCCGAGCTGGCCAATACCCAGGGCGCCCTTAACAGCGCGCTGGGCCGGCTGCTGGCCGTGTCCGAAGCCTACCCGGACCTGAAAGCCAACCAGAACATGATGCAGCTCACCGAAGAGCTGACCAGCACCGAGAACAAGGTCGCATTCGCGCGCCAAGCCTTCAACGATTCGGTGATGGCCTACAACAACAAGCGCGAGGTGTTCCCGTCCAGCGTGGTCGCCGGCATGTTCGCTTTCGCGCCCGCCGCACTGTTGGAGATCCCGGAAGAGAAGCAGGCCGAAGTGCGTGCGGCGCCGAAGGTGGAGTTCTGA
- a CDS encoding SPFH domain-containing protein: MSMGTLLAVVLLFAGVVILFKAVRMVPQGYEWTVEAFGKYTHTMTPGLHFLIPIYQGVGRKINMMEQVLEVPSQDVITKDNAVVKVDGIVFFQVLDAAKAAYEVAQLEIATLNLVMTNIRTSIGSMDLDESLSKRDEINAKVLVAVDQATHPWGIKVNRIELKDIQPPRDLIESMARQMKAEREKRANILEAEGFRQSAILKAEGEKQSTILEAEGNREAAFREAEARERLAMAEAKATEVVSNAIASGNVQAINYFVAQKYIEAFKALAEAPNQKFVMMPMESAGVIGSLAGIGELAKEALNQQPGRAVAPAPRTGG; encoded by the coding sequence ATGTCCATGGGTACGCTGCTCGCCGTCGTGCTGCTGTTCGCAGGCGTCGTGATCCTGTTCAAGGCCGTACGGATGGTGCCGCAGGGCTACGAATGGACGGTCGAAGCCTTCGGCAAATACACCCACACCATGACACCGGGGCTGCACTTCCTGATCCCGATCTACCAGGGCGTCGGCCGCAAGATCAATATGATGGAGCAGGTCCTGGAGGTCCCGTCGCAGGACGTGATCACCAAGGACAACGCCGTGGTCAAGGTCGACGGTATCGTCTTCTTCCAGGTGCTCGACGCGGCCAAGGCCGCCTACGAAGTCGCGCAGCTGGAAATCGCCACGCTCAACCTGGTGATGACCAACATCCGCACCTCGATCGGTTCGATGGACCTGGACGAGTCGCTGTCCAAGCGCGACGAGATCAACGCCAAGGTGCTGGTCGCCGTCGATCAAGCCACCCATCCGTGGGGCATCAAGGTCAACCGCATCGAATTGAAAGATATCCAGCCGCCGCGCGACCTGATCGAGTCGATGGCGCGGCAGATGAAGGCCGAACGCGAGAAGCGCGCCAACATCCTCGAAGCCGAGGGCTTCCGCCAGTCCGCCATCCTCAAGGCCGAAGGCGAGAAGCAGTCGACCATCCTCGAGGCCGAAGGCAACCGCGAAGCCGCCTTCCGCGAAGCCGAGGCGCGCGAACGCCTGGCCATGGCCGAGGCCAAGGCGACCGAAGTGGTCTCCAACGCGATCGCCTCGGGCAACGTGCAGGCGATCAACTACTTCGTCGCGCAGAAGTACATCGAAGCGTTCAAGGCCCTCGCCGAAGCGCCCAACCAGAAGTTCGTGATGATGCCGATGGAATCGGCCGGCGTGATCGGCTCGCTTGCGGGCATCGGCGAACTCGCCAAGGAAGCGTTGAACCAGCAGCCGGGCCGCGCCGTCGCGCCGGCGCCGCGCACGGGAGGCTGA
- the gcvH gene encoding glycine cleavage system protein GcvH: MSEIPGDLKFLKSHEWARVEGDGKITVGISDHAQGLLGDLVYVELPNVGDRVEAGTACAVVESVKAASDVYTPVTGKVVEVNSALSDKPETINEDAYGDGWIFVIEAEEPDQLNELLGPDDYAELLEEDDH, from the coding sequence ATGAGCGAGATCCCCGGCGATCTGAAATTCCTGAAGTCCCACGAGTGGGCCCGCGTCGAAGGCGACGGCAAGATCACGGTCGGCATTTCCGACCATGCGCAAGGCCTGCTCGGCGATCTGGTCTACGTGGAGTTGCCCAACGTCGGCGATCGCGTCGAAGCCGGCACCGCATGCGCCGTGGTCGAGTCGGTGAAGGCTGCTTCGGACGTCTACACGCCGGTGACGGGCAAGGTGGTGGAGGTCAACAGCGCGCTGTCCGACAAGCCCGAGACGATCAATGAGGACGCTTACGGCGACGGTTGGATCTTCGTCATCGAGGCCGAGGAACCGGACCAGCTCAACGAGCTGCTCGGCCCGGACGACTACGCCGAACTGCTGGAAGAAGACGACCACTGA
- a CDS encoding M48 family metallopeptidase, translating into MNFFERQAAARRTSTRLIVLFSLAVIGIVLAVDLAMFVVFGGGAGGLALTTIVTLAIIGLGSLYRIASLRGGGESVALQFGGVPVPEGATDTKLRRLRNVVEEIAIASGVPVPKIYVLEHEAGINAFAAGYSPSDAVIAVTRGALEQLNRDELQGVIAHEFSHVLNGDMRLNIRLIGVLFGILMLGLIGRKILQHGGGRGRGAGAVLVAALVALAVGYIGLFFGRMIKAGVSRTRESLADASAVQFTRQTSGLAGALKKIAAGETGSALAQRGDAEEVSHMLFGDGVGFSGLFATHPPLLQRIQALEPSFRADDLEQLRRRWRADPPSASDETPASGAASERRSPLPIAPVLLPAAAAELSLTPPMVAEQVARPSPDDYRRADSIVASIPDDLRDLAKQRDAVIPLLLGLLLDAEPQVKAKQRTEIQARLGADTATAADRLKVERLDPLHPMLRLPLAALAFPVLRLRPRPGLDAFMDTVHAVVNTDGRVSLFEYCLGRLLEVQVRESLDPSRYARFGRRKPGNVKQEFATLLAVVAQAGHENAADAQRAYLAGMQRVLPRDHLPYAPPAAGALALDAVWEPLDALDPLAKQVMVEAITAAVSHDNRVTVAEAELLRTICSVLHCPLPPMLERS; encoded by the coding sequence ATGAACTTCTTCGAACGCCAGGCCGCCGCGCGGCGCACTTCCACGCGCCTGATCGTGCTGTTCTCGCTAGCGGTGATCGGCATCGTGCTGGCGGTGGATCTGGCCATGTTCGTCGTATTCGGCGGCGGTGCCGGAGGATTGGCGCTGACCACGATCGTCACGCTGGCCATCATCGGTTTGGGTTCGCTGTACCGCATCGCCTCGTTGCGCGGTGGCGGCGAATCGGTCGCGCTGCAGTTCGGCGGCGTGCCGGTGCCCGAGGGCGCTACCGATACCAAATTGCGCCGCCTGCGCAACGTGGTCGAAGAGATCGCGATCGCTTCGGGCGTGCCGGTGCCCAAGATTTACGTGCTGGAGCACGAAGCGGGCATCAACGCGTTCGCCGCCGGCTATTCGCCTTCCGATGCGGTCATCGCGGTGACCCGCGGCGCGCTCGAGCAACTCAATCGCGACGAACTGCAGGGCGTGATCGCGCACGAATTCAGCCACGTGCTCAACGGCGACATGCGGCTCAACATCCGCCTGATCGGCGTGCTGTTCGGGATCCTGATGTTGGGCCTGATCGGCCGCAAGATCCTGCAGCACGGCGGCGGCCGCGGCCGCGGCGCCGGCGCGGTGCTGGTCGCAGCGCTCGTCGCGCTGGCGGTCGGCTATATCGGCCTGTTTTTCGGCCGCATGATCAAAGCCGGCGTTAGCCGCACCCGCGAATCGCTAGCCGACGCGTCCGCAGTGCAATTCACCCGCCAGACATCGGGCCTGGCCGGCGCGCTGAAGAAGATCGCCGCCGGCGAAACCGGCTCCGCGCTCGCCCAGCGCGGCGATGCCGAGGAAGTCAGCCACATGCTGTTCGGCGACGGCGTCGGCTTCTCCGGCCTGTTCGCCACGCATCCGCCGCTGCTGCAGCGGATCCAGGCGCTGGAGCCGTCGTTCCGCGCCGACGATCTGGAGCAGCTGCGCAGGCGCTGGCGCGCGGACCCGCCGAGCGCCTCCGACGAAACGCCGGCCTCCGGCGCGGCATCCGAGCGCCGCTCGCCGCTGCCCATCGCGCCGGTGCTGCTGCCTGCCGCCGCTGCGGAATTGAGTCTGACTCCGCCGATGGTGGCCGAGCAGGTGGCGCGTCCGTCGCCGGACGATTACCGGCGTGCCGACAGTATCGTCGCCTCGATCCCGGACGACCTGCGCGACCTGGCCAAGCAGCGCGACGCAGTGATTCCGTTGCTGCTGGGCCTGCTGCTCGACGCCGAGCCGCAAGTGAAAGCCAAGCAACGCACCGAGATCCAGGCGAGGCTGGGCGCGGACACGGCGACCGCTGCCGATCGGCTGAAGGTCGAGCGGCTCGATCCCTTGCATCCGATGCTGCGCCTGCCGCTGGCGGCGTTGGCCTTCCCGGTGCTGCGCCTGCGGCCGCGGCCCGGGCTCGATGCGTTCATGGACACGGTGCACGCGGTGGTCAATACCGATGGCCGCGTGTCGCTGTTCGAATACTGCCTGGGCCGGCTGTTGGAAGTGCAGGTGCGCGAATCGCTGGACCCGTCGCGCTACGCGCGCTTCGGCAGGCGCAAGCCCGGCAACGTGAAGCAGGAGTTCGCGACCTTGCTGGCGGTGGTCGCCCAGGCCGGCCACGAGAACGCCGCCGACGCGCAGCGCGCCTATCTGGCCGGCATGCAGCGCGTGCTGCCGCGGGACCACTTGCCTTATGCGCCGCCTGCGGCAGGCGCGCTGGCGCTGGATGCCGTGTGGGAACCGCTGGACGCGCTCGACCCGCTGGCCAAGCAAGTGATGGTGGAGGCGATCACGGCGGCGGTCAGCCACGACAATCGCGTCACCGTCGCTGAAGCCGAGTTGCTGCGCACGATCTGCAGCGTGCTTCATTGCCCGCTGCCCCCGATGCTGGAACGCAGCTAA
- a CDS encoding serine hydrolase domain-containing protein yields MKGNRIRPHRRHWRMGLVGLLLPLALTSGAQTPLRWNSASQGVQPPQATTLTVGSQTTQPTFATPISQVPAVPLAAGFDVRQFEAIAQELVANQRVPGLALAIVQNGRVLSARGYGITDVRAAEPVDAHTVFRLASLSKSFAGSITGMLVSEGALRWDSKLIDYMPEFRLADPTAAQRLTVADILSHRVGLTHNAYDRDIERDADYRSLLQKLAYAPMKCAPGECYAYQNVAFSTIGDIVFAATGNFYSETVQRRIFKPLGMNDASYGLEGIEASARWARPHVRARGGWVSLTPKPTYYRVPPAAGVNASISDMAQWLLAQTGHRPDVLPAPLLATLHAPLIDTPGELRGSPWRRERVFSAGYALGWRVYDYAGHEVVFHGGAVQGYRGMMALLPERDLGIAILWNSESSLPSGLLPTILDSAIGLPAVAWIDLGPQRPDTMIAGRPAPAAGVDSSTSEAAPD; encoded by the coding sequence ATGAAAGGCAACCGCATCCGACCGCATCGGCGCCATTGGCGGATGGGTTTGGTCGGCCTGCTGTTGCCTTTGGCGCTGACGTCGGGGGCGCAGACGCCCCTGCGCTGGAACAGCGCTTCGCAGGGCGTGCAGCCGCCGCAAGCCACGACCTTGACGGTCGGCTCGCAAACGACCCAGCCGACATTCGCGACCCCGATTTCGCAGGTGCCCGCCGTGCCGCTGGCAGCGGGCTTCGACGTGCGCCAGTTCGAGGCCATCGCCCAGGAACTGGTCGCCAACCAGCGCGTACCCGGCTTGGCGCTGGCGATCGTCCAGAACGGCCGCGTGCTGTCCGCGCGCGGTTACGGCATCACCGACGTGCGCGCGGCCGAGCCGGTCGATGCGCATACCGTTTTCCGGCTGGCGTCGTTGTCCAAATCCTTCGCCGGCTCGATCACCGGCATGCTGGTCTCCGAGGGCGCGCTGCGCTGGGACAGCAAGCTGATCGACTATATGCCCGAGTTCCGGCTGGCCGATCCGACGGCCGCGCAGCGGCTGACCGTGGCCGACATCCTCAGCCACCGCGTCGGCCTCACCCACAACGCCTACGACCGCGACATCGAGCGCGACGCCGACTACCGCAGCCTGCTGCAGAAGCTGGCCTACGCGCCGATGAAGTGCGCGCCGGGCGAATGCTATGCGTACCAGAACGTGGCCTTCAGCACGATCGGCGATATCGTCTTCGCCGCCACCGGCAATTTCTATAGCGAGACCGTGCAGCGCCGCATCTTCAAGCCGCTGGGCATGAACGACGCCAGCTACGGCCTGGAGGGCATCGAAGCCAGCGCGCGCTGGGCGCGGCCGCACGTGCGCGCGCGCGGCGGCTGGGTGTCGCTGACGCCCAAGCCCACCTATTACCGCGTGCCGCCCGCGGCCGGCGTCAACGCCAGCATCAGCGACATGGCGCAGTGGCTGCTCGCGCAGACCGGGCACCGCCCCGACGTGCTGCCGGCACCGCTGCTGGCGACGCTGCATGCGCCGCTGATCGATACTCCGGGAGAGCTGCGTGGTTCGCCCTGGCGCCGCGAGCGTGTGTTCTCGGCCGGCTACGCGCTGGGCTGGCGCGTGTACGACTACGCCGGCCACGAAGTGGTCTTCCACGGCGGCGCCGTGCAGGGCTATCGCGGCATGATGGCGCTGCTGCCCGAGCGCGATCTGGGCATCGCGATCCTCTGGAACAGCGAGAGCTCGCTGCCGTCAGGCTTGCTGCCGACTATTCTGGACAGCGCGATCGGCCTGCCGGCCGTGGCCTGGATCGACCTGGGTCCGCAGCGGCCCGACACGATGATCGCCGGCCGGCCGGCGCCGGCCGCCGGCGTGGACTCATCCACTTCCGAAGCCGCGCCCGACTGA
- a CDS encoding RNA polymerase sigma factor, whose product MPPEPIRPSSFAIDVPDALLVRARAGDRAAFEQLYRWFERPVFTLALRIGGDRDEAAEVLQETMLKVIDRIADFRGQSGRSDSPFWGWLRQIAVNEALMRLRRGRKLSQEVSDDLVGELAEDNGPLPPAAADAAQLQRALATLPAATRSVLWLYHAEGYTHEEIGNLMQRTPSFSKSQLARGTRRLRALLQAEPHSVEGAIHA is encoded by the coding sequence ATGCCGCCCGAACCGATACGCCCGTCCAGCTTCGCGATCGACGTTCCGGACGCCCTGCTCGTCCGGGCGCGGGCGGGCGACCGTGCGGCGTTCGAGCAGCTGTACCGCTGGTTCGAGCGACCGGTATTCACCCTGGCGCTGCGGATCGGCGGCGACCGGGACGAGGCCGCCGAAGTACTGCAGGAGACGATGTTGAAAGTGATCGACCGAATCGCCGATTTCCGCGGCCAGAGCGGCCGCAGCGACAGCCCGTTCTGGGGCTGGCTGCGGCAGATCGCGGTCAACGAGGCGCTGATGCGCCTGCGCCGCGGCCGCAAGCTGTCCCAGGAGGTTTCCGACGACCTGGTCGGCGAACTGGCCGAAGACAACGGCCCATTGCCGCCGGCGGCTGCCGACGCCGCGCAACTGCAGCGCGCGCTGGCCACGCTGCCGGCAGCCACGCGCAGCGTGCTGTGGCTGTACCACGCCGAAGGCTATACGCACGAAGAAATCGGAAATCTGATGCAACGCACGCCCAGTTTCTCCAAGTCGCAACTCGCGCGCGGCACCCGCCGCTTGCGCGCGCTGCTGCAGGCCGAACCCCATTCTGTGGAGGGCGCCATCCATGCCTGA
- a CDS encoding NfeD family protein — protein sequence MRWDVFTWAALALVLFAAETMAPGAFMLWLGFAAVVVFLGVLLIPGIPLLAQAAAFIVLSFISIQVYRKWFRGRERQSDQPALNRRAAALVGRVVPLERGIVQGHGRVQIADAYWDVAGPDLPTGATVRIVGAEGMTLQVEAV from the coding sequence ATGCGTTGGGACGTCTTTACCTGGGCGGCGCTGGCTTTGGTGCTGTTCGCCGCGGAAACGATGGCGCCCGGCGCGTTCATGCTGTGGCTGGGCTTCGCGGCGGTGGTGGTCTTCCTCGGCGTGTTGCTGATTCCCGGCATCCCGTTGCTGGCGCAAGCCGCCGCCTTCATCGTGCTCAGCTTCATCTCGATCCAGGTCTACCGCAAATGGTTCCGCGGCCGCGAGCGGCAGAGCGACCAGCCGGCATTGAACCGCCGCGCCGCCGCGCTGGTAGGCCGGGTGGTGCCGCTGGAGCGCGGCATCGTGCAGGGCCACGGCCGCGTGCAGATCGCCGATGCCTATTGGGATGTGGCCGGTCCCGATCTTCCGACCGGCGCGACGGTGCGCATCGTCGGCGCAGAAGGCATGACCCTTCAGGTCGAGGCCGTCTAA
- a CDS encoding DUF6607 family protein, with translation MKTLFAIVPLALLSLPAVAQDTAQDRKSILAMQGEYIVDFAFDETVLLKPGYERGPAQRSGGNETVIVVEDTPTKVVLQHILVDEKSGHVTKHWRQDWVYEAPSRFEFSADQTWQVRTVPAEETRGAWTQCVFEVSDAPRYCGTGRWTYDNGVATWTSDQTWRPLPRREYTKRSDYNAVSAINRHTLTPGGWTHEQFNTKVLRNPDGSQVELVREFGFNDYQKTTEVDFKPAYKYWDATKDYWARVRSRWDGFLGKPPGVHLKTKIDGMAMIIPLFEQAESLEQGKKVSDKQIDDVFAKWVEPAKPDAVAKR, from the coding sequence ATGAAAACCCTATTCGCCATAGTGCCGCTGGCGCTGCTCTCCTTGCCCGCCGTCGCGCAGGACACCGCGCAGGACCGCAAGTCGATCCTGGCCATGCAGGGCGAGTACATCGTCGATTTCGCCTTCGACGAAACCGTGCTGCTCAAGCCGGGCTACGAGCGCGGGCCGGCCCAGCGCAGCGGCGGCAACGAGACCGTGATCGTGGTGGAAGACACCCCGACCAAGGTCGTGTTGCAGCACATCCTGGTCGACGAGAAGAGCGGCCACGTCACCAAGCACTGGCGCCAGGATTGGGTGTACGAAGCGCCGAGCCGCTTCGAATTCAGCGCCGACCAGACCTGGCAGGTGCGCACGGTCCCCGCCGAGGAAACCCGCGGTGCATGGACGCAGTGCGTGTTCGAGGTGAGCGACGCGCCGCGCTACTGCGGCACCGGCCGCTGGACCTACGACAACGGCGTGGCCACCTGGACCAGCGATCAGACCTGGCGCCCGTTGCCGCGCCGCGAGTACACCAAGCGCAGCGACTACAACGCGGTGTCGGCGATCAACCGCCACACGCTGACGCCGGGCGGCTGGACGCACGAGCAATTCAACACCAAGGTGCTGCGCAATCCCGACGGCAGCCAAGTGGAACTGGTGCGCGAATTCGGCTTCAACGACTACCAGAAGACGACCGAAGTCGACTTCAAGCCCGCGTACAAGTACTGGGATGCGACCAAGGACTATTGGGCCCGTGTCCGCTCGCGCTGGGACGGTTTCCTGGGTAAGCCCCCGGGCGTGCATCTGAAGACCAAGATCGACGGCATGGCGATGATCATTCCGCTGTTCGAGCAGGCCGAGTCGCTGGAGCAGGGCAAGAAAGTGTCCGACAAGCAGATCGACGATGTCTTCGCGAAGTGGGTCGAACCGGCGAAGCCGGATGCGGTCGCCAAACGCTAA
- a CDS encoding 2-hydroxychromene-2-carboxylate isomerase, producing MATVDYYFSLLSPYAYLGHAAVTAMARDTGVTLAYRPVRIFGLFAANGGLPLGQRAPARQRYRLVELQRWREQRGLPLNLQPRYFPVDPSLADRAAIALAQAGADASRYVDAGFRAVWAQDRDIADRAVIAELLRDAGHDAPAVLAAADGEAAATRYQTNTADAIAADLPGLPGYVHQGETFWGQDRIEQLRDAIVSGRAPYLSH from the coding sequence ATGGCCACCGTCGACTACTACTTCAGCCTGCTGTCGCCGTACGCCTACCTGGGCCACGCGGCCGTGACGGCGATGGCGCGCGACACCGGGGTAACGCTGGCCTACCGCCCGGTGCGCATCTTCGGACTGTTCGCCGCCAACGGCGGCTTGCCGCTGGGCCAACGCGCGCCGGCGCGGCAGCGCTACCGTCTGGTCGAACTGCAGCGCTGGCGCGAACAGCGCGGCCTGCCGCTCAATCTGCAGCCGCGCTACTTCCCGGTGGATCCGTCGCTGGCCGATCGCGCTGCGATCGCGCTGGCGCAAGCCGGCGCCGATGCGTCGCGTTATGTCGATGCCGGCTTCCGCGCGGTCTGGGCGCAGGACCGCGACATCGCCGACCGCGCCGTGATCGCCGAACTGTTGCGCGACGCCGGCCACGATGCGCCGGCCGTGCTCGCGGCCGCCGATGGCGAGGCTGCCGCCACGCGTTACCAGACCAACACCGCGGACGCCATCGCCGCCGACCTTCCGGGTTTGCCCGGTTACGTCCACCAGGGCGAAACGTTCTGGGGGCAGGACCGGATCGAGCAGCTGCGCGATGCCATCGTCAGCGGCCGCGCGCCTTACCTTTCACACTGA
- the gcvT gene encoding glycine cleavage system aminomethyltransferase GcvT, with protein sequence MTQKTILNDAHRALGAKMVDFGGWDMPLHYGSQVEEHHQVRRDAGMFDVSHMTVVDLRGARVREFLRYLVANSVDKLQKPGKALYTCMLNAQGGVIDDLIVYYLAEDFFRLVVNAATRDKDLTWIVEQAAPFAVEVAERPELAMIAVQGPTARERVIGLLSPDTAAAAGKIGKFVATEAVTNDGAPLFVARTGYTGEDGFEIVVPEDRAVALWDALLAAGVKPAGLGARDTLRLEAGMNLYGQDMDDTVSPYEAALAWTVALDEGRDFIGRSVLEKQKAAGAPRQMIGVVMDEKGVLRHGQKVLTANGDGEILSGTFSPTLGKAIAFARVPAGAPGDVRVDIRGREVPVRVVKFPFVRDGKPQEGI encoded by the coding sequence ATGACCCAGAAGACCATTCTCAACGACGCCCACCGCGCGCTCGGCGCCAAGATGGTCGACTTCGGCGGCTGGGACATGCCGCTGCATTACGGTTCGCAGGTCGAAGAACACCACCAAGTGCGCCGCGATGCCGGCATGTTCGACGTCAGCCACATGACCGTGGTCGACCTGCGCGGCGCGCGCGTCCGCGAATTCCTGCGCTACCTGGTCGCCAACTCGGTCGACAAGCTGCAGAAGCCGGGCAAGGCGCTGTACACCTGCATGTTGAACGCGCAGGGCGGGGTGATCGACGACCTGATCGTCTATTACCTGGCCGAGGATTTCTTCCGCCTGGTGGTCAACGCCGCCACGCGCGACAAGGATCTGACGTGGATCGTCGAGCAGGCGGCGCCGTTCGCGGTCGAAGTCGCCGAACGTCCCGAGCTGGCGATGATCGCCGTGCAGGGCCCGACGGCGCGCGAACGCGTGATCGGCCTGTTGTCGCCCGACACCGCCGCCGCGGCCGGCAAGATCGGCAAGTTCGTCGCCACCGAAGCGGTCACGAACGATGGCGCGCCGCTGTTCGTCGCGCGCACCGGCTACACCGGCGAGGATGGCTTCGAGATCGTCGTGCCCGAAGACCGCGCCGTCGCCTTGTGGGACGCGTTGCTGGCCGCGGGCGTCAAGCCGGCGGGCCTGGGCGCGCGCGACACGTTGCGCCTGGAAGCCGGCATGAACCTGTACGGCCAGGATATGGACGACACCGTATCGCCTTACGAGGCCGCGCTGGCCTGGACCGTCGCGCTCGACGAGGGCCGCGATTTCATCGGCCGCAGCGTGCTCGAAAAGCAGAAAGCCGCCGGCGCGCCGCGGCAGATGATCGGCGTGGTGATGGACGAGAAGGGCGTGCTGCGCCACGGCCAGAAAGTGCTGACCGCCAACGGCGACGGCGAGATCCTGTCCGGCACGTTCTCGCCCACGCTCGGCAAGGCGATCGCGTTCGCGCGCGTGCCAGCCGGCGCGCCGGGCGACGTGCGCGTGGACATCCGCGGCCGCGAAGTGCCGGTGCGGGTGGTCAAGTTCCCGTTCGTGCGCGACGGCAAGCCGCAGGAAGGCATCTGA